The DNA region GAGACCATTCCCGAGGTCGAGCTGGTGATGCAGGACCTGCGCACGGTCGACGTGGACATCCTCACGCTCGGCCAGTACCTGCGCCCGTCGGACGGCCACATCAAGCTCGATCGGTACGTGACGCCCGAGGAGTTCCGCCACCTGCGCGACGTCGGCATGGCGATGGGCTTCCGCCACGTCGAGAGCGGCCCGCTCGTGCGCTCCAGCTATCACGCGTGGGAGCAGGTGCAGGCCGCGAACGTGTAGCCGTGTCCCGCCTTTCGCAGTCCCCCTTCCGTCTGACCCATGGCCAAGAAGAAAGCTGACCCCATGCCCGCCGCGCAGCCGAGCGGCGACGCCTCCGCGCAGCGCGACGACAATCGCG from Longimicrobiaceae bacterium includes:
- a CDS encoding lipoyl synthase yields the protein ETIPEVELVMQDLRTVDVDILTLGQYLRPSDGHIKLDRYVTPEEFRHLRDVGMAMGFRHVESGPLVRSSYHAWEQVQAANV